The proteins below come from a single Peromyscus maniculatus bairdii isolate BWxNUB_F1_BW_parent chromosome 13, HU_Pman_BW_mat_3.1, whole genome shotgun sequence genomic window:
- the Slc23a3 gene encoding solute carrier family 23 member 3 isoform X1, whose amino-acid sequence MSRSPLHPIPLLPVGSQDAPAPLPPLLPPLQNPPSHSRASRCGPSTWGLSCLLALQHFLVLASLLCASHLLLLHNLPPGGLSYSPAQLLASSFFSCGVSTVLQTWMGSRLPLVQAPSLEFLIPALVLTNQKLPLTTKTPGNVSLSLRLCSLTSCRGLELWNTPLREVSGAVVVSGLLQGTIGLLGVPGRVFPYCGPLVLAPSLVVAGLSAHKEVAQFCSAHWGLALLLILLMVVCSQHLGSCQVPLCSWRSASASSTPIYMPVFRLLSVLTPVACVWIISALLGLSVIPLQLSDPTEAPWFWLPHPGEWDWPLLTPRALAAGISMALATSTSSLGCYALCGQLLHLSPPPPHACSRGLSLEGLGSVLAGLLGSPLGTASSFPNVGTVSLFQCLFFMQTGSRRVAHLVGLFCMGLGLSPRLAQLFTNIPLPVLGGVLGVTQAVVLSAGFSSFHLADIDSGRNVFIVGFSIFMALLLPRWLREAPVLLNTGWSPLDMFLRSLLAEPIFLAGLLGFLLENTISGTQTERGLGQRLPTSFTAQETQKSREKAAQEYGLPLPIQNLCSCIPQPLHCLCPMPEDSEDEEGGPSETGEMADLLPNSDESCPTASREGFRSQ is encoded by the exons ATGAGCCGATCCCCTCTCCATCCAATCCCACTCCTACCTGTGGGCTCCCAGGATGCCCCTGCTCCcctgccaccactgctgccccCTCTTCAGAATCCCCCCTCCCACTCACGGGCCTCTCGGTGTGGGCCTTCCACCTGGGGCCTCAGCTGTCTTCTGGCTCTGCAG CATTTCCTGGTCCTGGCATCTCTGCTCTGTGCCTCCCACCTGCTGCTGCTCCACAATCTTCCCCCAGGGGGGCTCTCATACTCACCTGCTCAGCTCCTGGCTTCCAGTTTCTTTTCCTGCGGTGTGTCTACGGTCCTGCAAACTTGGATGGGCAGCAG GCTGCCTCTAGTCCAGGCTCCATCCTTAGAATTCCTTATCCCCGCGCTGGTGCTGACAAACCAGAAGCTACCTCTGACCACCAAGACACCTGGAAATG TCTCCCTCTCACTGCGCCTGTGTAGTTTGACAAGCTGCCGTGGCCTGGAGCTCTGGAACACTCCTCTCCGAGAG GTGTCGGGGGCAGTGGTGGTATCCGGGCTGCTGCAGGGCACAATAGGACTTCTAGGGGTGCCTGGCCGTGTGTTCCCCTACTGTGGGCCACTGGTGCTGGCTCCCAGCCTGGTTGTAGCAGGGCTCTCGGCTCACAAGGAGGTGGCCCAGTTCTGTTCCGCTCACTGGGGCCTGGCCTTGCT GCTCATCCTGCTCATGGTGGTATGTTCTCAGCACTTAGGTTCCTGCCAGGTACCCCTGTGCTCCTGGAGGTCAGCTTCAGCTTCTTCAACTCCCATTTATATGCCTGTCTTCCGGCTCCTTTCG GTGCTTACCCCTGTGGCCTGTGTGTGGATCATCTCTGCCCTTCTGGGTCTGAGTGTCATCCCCCTGCAGCTCTCTGACCCCACTGAGGCACCATGGTTTTGGCTGCCTCACCCAG GTGAGTGGGATTGGCCCTTGTTGACGCCCAGAGCCCTGGCTGCAGGAATCTCCATGGCCTTGGCAACCTCCACCAGCTCCTTGGGGTGCTATGCCCTGTGTGGCCAGCTGCTGCATCTGTCTCCTCCACCACCCCACGCCTGCAGTCGAGGGCTGAGCCTGGAGGGGCTGGGCAGTGTGCTGGCAGGGCTGCTGGGGAGTCCCCTGGGCACCGCATCCAGCTTCCCTAACGTAGGCACAGTGAGTCTTTTCCAG TGTCTCTTCTTCATGCAGACCGGTTCACGGCGAGTAGCCCACCTTGTGGGGCTGTTCTGCATGGGGCTTGGGCTCTCCCCAAGGCTGGCTCAGCTCTTCACCAACATCCCACTGCCTGTACTTG GTGGGGTCCTGGGAGTGACCCAGGCTGTAGTTCTGTCTGCTGGATTCTCCAGCTTCCACCTGGCTGACATCGACTCTGGGCGAAATGTCTTCATCGTGGGTTTCTCCATTTTCATGGCCTTGCTTCTGCCAAGGTGGCTCCGGGAAGCCCCAGTCCTGCTCAACACAG GCTGGAGCCCCTTGGATATGTTCCTGCGTTCACTGCTGGCAGAACCCATTTTTCTAGCTGGTCTTTTGGGCTTTCTTCTAGAAAACACCATTTCTG GTACACAGACTGAGCGAGGCCTGGGTCAAAGGCTGCCAACTTCTTTCACTGCCCAAGAAACTCAGAAGTCCAGGGAGAAGGCTGCTCAAGAGTATGGGCTTCCTTTACCCATTCAAAACTTGTGTTCCTGCATCCCACAGCCTCTCCATTGCCTCTGTCCAATGCCGGAGGACtctgaggatgaggaaggagggcCCTCTGAAACAGGAGAGATGGCCGACTTGCTGCCTAACTCTGACGAGTCATGCCCTACAGCGAGCAGAGAAGGGTTTAGGTCCCAGTAA
- the Slc23a3 gene encoding solute carrier family 23 member 3 isoform X4: MSRSPLHPIPLLPVGSQDAPAPLPPLLPPLQNPPSHSRASRCGPSTWGLSCLLALQHFLVLASLLCASHLLLLHNLPPGGLSYSPAQLLASSFFSCGVSTVLQTWMGSRLPLVQAPSLEFLIPALVLTNQKLPLTTKTPGNVSLSLRLCSLTSCRGLELWNTPLREHLGSCQVPLCSWRSASASSTPIYMPVFRLLSVLTPVACVWIISALLGLSVIPLQLSDPTEAPWFWLPHPGEWDWPLLTPRALAAGISMALATSTSSLGCYALCGQLLHLSPPPPHACSRGLSLEGLGSVLAGLLGSPLGTASSFPNVGTVSLFQCLFFMQTGSRRVAHLVGLFCMGLGLSPRLAQLFTNIPLPVLGGVLGVTQAVVLSAGFSSFHLADIDSGRNVFIVGFSIFMALLLPRWLREAPVLLNTGWSPLDMFLRSLLAEPIFLAGLLGFLLENTISGTQTERGLGQRLPTSFTAQETQKSREKAAQEYGLPLPIQNLCSCIPQPLHCLCPMPEDSEDEEGGPSETGEMADLLPNSDESCPTASREGFRSQ; the protein is encoded by the exons ATGAGCCGATCCCCTCTCCATCCAATCCCACTCCTACCTGTGGGCTCCCAGGATGCCCCTGCTCCcctgccaccactgctgccccCTCTTCAGAATCCCCCCTCCCACTCACGGGCCTCTCGGTGTGGGCCTTCCACCTGGGGCCTCAGCTGTCTTCTGGCTCTGCAG CATTTCCTGGTCCTGGCATCTCTGCTCTGTGCCTCCCACCTGCTGCTGCTCCACAATCTTCCCCCAGGGGGGCTCTCATACTCACCTGCTCAGCTCCTGGCTTCCAGTTTCTTTTCCTGCGGTGTGTCTACGGTCCTGCAAACTTGGATGGGCAGCAG GCTGCCTCTAGTCCAGGCTCCATCCTTAGAATTCCTTATCCCCGCGCTGGTGCTGACAAACCAGAAGCTACCTCTGACCACCAAGACACCTGGAAATG TCTCCCTCTCACTGCGCCTGTGTAGTTTGACAAGCTGCCGTGGCCTGGAGCTCTGGAACACTCCTCTCCGAGAG CACTTAGGTTCCTGCCAGGTACCCCTGTGCTCCTGGAGGTCAGCTTCAGCTTCTTCAACTCCCATTTATATGCCTGTCTTCCGGCTCCTTTCG GTGCTTACCCCTGTGGCCTGTGTGTGGATCATCTCTGCCCTTCTGGGTCTGAGTGTCATCCCCCTGCAGCTCTCTGACCCCACTGAGGCACCATGGTTTTGGCTGCCTCACCCAG GTGAGTGGGATTGGCCCTTGTTGACGCCCAGAGCCCTGGCTGCAGGAATCTCCATGGCCTTGGCAACCTCCACCAGCTCCTTGGGGTGCTATGCCCTGTGTGGCCAGCTGCTGCATCTGTCTCCTCCACCACCCCACGCCTGCAGTCGAGGGCTGAGCCTGGAGGGGCTGGGCAGTGTGCTGGCAGGGCTGCTGGGGAGTCCCCTGGGCACCGCATCCAGCTTCCCTAACGTAGGCACAGTGAGTCTTTTCCAG TGTCTCTTCTTCATGCAGACCGGTTCACGGCGAGTAGCCCACCTTGTGGGGCTGTTCTGCATGGGGCTTGGGCTCTCCCCAAGGCTGGCTCAGCTCTTCACCAACATCCCACTGCCTGTACTTG GTGGGGTCCTGGGAGTGACCCAGGCTGTAGTTCTGTCTGCTGGATTCTCCAGCTTCCACCTGGCTGACATCGACTCTGGGCGAAATGTCTTCATCGTGGGTTTCTCCATTTTCATGGCCTTGCTTCTGCCAAGGTGGCTCCGGGAAGCCCCAGTCCTGCTCAACACAG GCTGGAGCCCCTTGGATATGTTCCTGCGTTCACTGCTGGCAGAACCCATTTTTCTAGCTGGTCTTTTGGGCTTTCTTCTAGAAAACACCATTTCTG GTACACAGACTGAGCGAGGCCTGGGTCAAAGGCTGCCAACTTCTTTCACTGCCCAAGAAACTCAGAAGTCCAGGGAGAAGGCTGCTCAAGAGTATGGGCTTCCTTTACCCATTCAAAACTTGTGTTCCTGCATCCCACAGCCTCTCCATTGCCTCTGTCCAATGCCGGAGGACtctgaggatgaggaaggagggcCCTCTGAAACAGGAGAGATGGCCGACTTGCTGCCTAACTCTGACGAGTCATGCCCTACAGCGAGCAGAGAAGGGTTTAGGTCCCAGTAA
- the Slc23a3 gene encoding solute carrier family 23 member 3 isoform X2 produces MSRSPLHPIPLLPVGSQDAPAPLPPLLPPLQNPPSHSRASRCGPSTWGLSCLLALQHFLVLASLLCASHLLLLHNLPPGGLSYSPAQLLASSFFSCGVSTVLQTWMGSRLPLVQAPSLEFLIPALVLTNQKLPLTTKTPGNVSLSLRLCSLTSCRGLELWNTPLREVSGAVVVSGLLQGTIGLLGVPGRVFPYCGPLVLAPSLVVAGLSAHKEVAQFCSAHWGLALLLILLMVVCSQHLGSCQVPLCSWRSASASSTPIYMPVFRLLSVLTPVACVWIISALLGLSVIPLQLSDPTEAPWFWLPHPGEWDWPLLTPRALAAGISMALATSTSSLGCYALCGQLLHLSPPPPHACSRGLSLEGLGSVLAGLLGSPLGTASSFPNVGTVSLFQTGSRRVAHLVGLFCMGLGLSPRLAQLFTNIPLPVLGGVLGVTQAVVLSAGFSSFHLADIDSGRNVFIVGFSIFMALLLPRWLREAPVLLNTGWSPLDMFLRSLLAEPIFLAGLLGFLLENTISGTQTERGLGQRLPTSFTAQETQKSREKAAQEYGLPLPIQNLCSCIPQPLHCLCPMPEDSEDEEGGPSETGEMADLLPNSDESCPTASREGFRSQ; encoded by the exons ATGAGCCGATCCCCTCTCCATCCAATCCCACTCCTACCTGTGGGCTCCCAGGATGCCCCTGCTCCcctgccaccactgctgccccCTCTTCAGAATCCCCCCTCCCACTCACGGGCCTCTCGGTGTGGGCCTTCCACCTGGGGCCTCAGCTGTCTTCTGGCTCTGCAG CATTTCCTGGTCCTGGCATCTCTGCTCTGTGCCTCCCACCTGCTGCTGCTCCACAATCTTCCCCCAGGGGGGCTCTCATACTCACCTGCTCAGCTCCTGGCTTCCAGTTTCTTTTCCTGCGGTGTGTCTACGGTCCTGCAAACTTGGATGGGCAGCAG GCTGCCTCTAGTCCAGGCTCCATCCTTAGAATTCCTTATCCCCGCGCTGGTGCTGACAAACCAGAAGCTACCTCTGACCACCAAGACACCTGGAAATG TCTCCCTCTCACTGCGCCTGTGTAGTTTGACAAGCTGCCGTGGCCTGGAGCTCTGGAACACTCCTCTCCGAGAG GTGTCGGGGGCAGTGGTGGTATCCGGGCTGCTGCAGGGCACAATAGGACTTCTAGGGGTGCCTGGCCGTGTGTTCCCCTACTGTGGGCCACTGGTGCTGGCTCCCAGCCTGGTTGTAGCAGGGCTCTCGGCTCACAAGGAGGTGGCCCAGTTCTGTTCCGCTCACTGGGGCCTGGCCTTGCT GCTCATCCTGCTCATGGTGGTATGTTCTCAGCACTTAGGTTCCTGCCAGGTACCCCTGTGCTCCTGGAGGTCAGCTTCAGCTTCTTCAACTCCCATTTATATGCCTGTCTTCCGGCTCCTTTCG GTGCTTACCCCTGTGGCCTGTGTGTGGATCATCTCTGCCCTTCTGGGTCTGAGTGTCATCCCCCTGCAGCTCTCTGACCCCACTGAGGCACCATGGTTTTGGCTGCCTCACCCAG GTGAGTGGGATTGGCCCTTGTTGACGCCCAGAGCCCTGGCTGCAGGAATCTCCATGGCCTTGGCAACCTCCACCAGCTCCTTGGGGTGCTATGCCCTGTGTGGCCAGCTGCTGCATCTGTCTCCTCCACCACCCCACGCCTGCAGTCGAGGGCTGAGCCTGGAGGGGCTGGGCAGTGTGCTGGCAGGGCTGCTGGGGAGTCCCCTGGGCACCGCATCCAGCTTCCCTAACGTAGGCACAGTGAGTCTTTTCCAG ACCGGTTCACGGCGAGTAGCCCACCTTGTGGGGCTGTTCTGCATGGGGCTTGGGCTCTCCCCAAGGCTGGCTCAGCTCTTCACCAACATCCCACTGCCTGTACTTG GTGGGGTCCTGGGAGTGACCCAGGCTGTAGTTCTGTCTGCTGGATTCTCCAGCTTCCACCTGGCTGACATCGACTCTGGGCGAAATGTCTTCATCGTGGGTTTCTCCATTTTCATGGCCTTGCTTCTGCCAAGGTGGCTCCGGGAAGCCCCAGTCCTGCTCAACACAG GCTGGAGCCCCTTGGATATGTTCCTGCGTTCACTGCTGGCAGAACCCATTTTTCTAGCTGGTCTTTTGGGCTTTCTTCTAGAAAACACCATTTCTG GTACACAGACTGAGCGAGGCCTGGGTCAAAGGCTGCCAACTTCTTTCACTGCCCAAGAAACTCAGAAGTCCAGGGAGAAGGCTGCTCAAGAGTATGGGCTTCCTTTACCCATTCAAAACTTGTGTTCCTGCATCCCACAGCCTCTCCATTGCCTCTGTCCAATGCCGGAGGACtctgaggatgaggaaggagggcCCTCTGAAACAGGAGAGATGGCCGACTTGCTGCCTAACTCTGACGAGTCATGCCCTACAGCGAGCAGAGAAGGGTTTAGGTCCCAGTAA
- the Slc23a3 gene encoding solute carrier family 23 member 3 isoform X3, whose protein sequence is MHFLVLASLLCASHLLLLHNLPPGGLSYSPAQLLASSFFSCGVSTVLQTWMGSRLPLVQAPSLEFLIPALVLTNQKLPLTTKTPGNVSLSLRLCSLTSCRGLELWNTPLREVSGAVVVSGLLQGTIGLLGVPGRVFPYCGPLVLAPSLVVAGLSAHKEVAQFCSAHWGLALLLILLMVVCSQHLGSCQVPLCSWRSASASSTPIYMPVFRLLSVLTPVACVWIISALLGLSVIPLQLSDPTEAPWFWLPHPGEWDWPLLTPRALAAGISMALATSTSSLGCYALCGQLLHLSPPPPHACSRGLSLEGLGSVLAGLLGSPLGTASSFPNVGTVSLFQCLFFMQTGSRRVAHLVGLFCMGLGLSPRLAQLFTNIPLPVLGGVLGVTQAVVLSAGFSSFHLADIDSGRNVFIVGFSIFMALLLPRWLREAPVLLNTGWSPLDMFLRSLLAEPIFLAGLLGFLLENTISGTQTERGLGQRLPTSFTAQETQKSREKAAQEYGLPLPIQNLCSCIPQPLHCLCPMPEDSEDEEGGPSETGEMADLLPNSDESCPTASREGFRSQ, encoded by the exons ATG CATTTCCTGGTCCTGGCATCTCTGCTCTGTGCCTCCCACCTGCTGCTGCTCCACAATCTTCCCCCAGGGGGGCTCTCATACTCACCTGCTCAGCTCCTGGCTTCCAGTTTCTTTTCCTGCGGTGTGTCTACGGTCCTGCAAACTTGGATGGGCAGCAG GCTGCCTCTAGTCCAGGCTCCATCCTTAGAATTCCTTATCCCCGCGCTGGTGCTGACAAACCAGAAGCTACCTCTGACCACCAAGACACCTGGAAATG TCTCCCTCTCACTGCGCCTGTGTAGTTTGACAAGCTGCCGTGGCCTGGAGCTCTGGAACACTCCTCTCCGAGAG GTGTCGGGGGCAGTGGTGGTATCCGGGCTGCTGCAGGGCACAATAGGACTTCTAGGGGTGCCTGGCCGTGTGTTCCCCTACTGTGGGCCACTGGTGCTGGCTCCCAGCCTGGTTGTAGCAGGGCTCTCGGCTCACAAGGAGGTGGCCCAGTTCTGTTCCGCTCACTGGGGCCTGGCCTTGCT GCTCATCCTGCTCATGGTGGTATGTTCTCAGCACTTAGGTTCCTGCCAGGTACCCCTGTGCTCCTGGAGGTCAGCTTCAGCTTCTTCAACTCCCATTTATATGCCTGTCTTCCGGCTCCTTTCG GTGCTTACCCCTGTGGCCTGTGTGTGGATCATCTCTGCCCTTCTGGGTCTGAGTGTCATCCCCCTGCAGCTCTCTGACCCCACTGAGGCACCATGGTTTTGGCTGCCTCACCCAG GTGAGTGGGATTGGCCCTTGTTGACGCCCAGAGCCCTGGCTGCAGGAATCTCCATGGCCTTGGCAACCTCCACCAGCTCCTTGGGGTGCTATGCCCTGTGTGGCCAGCTGCTGCATCTGTCTCCTCCACCACCCCACGCCTGCAGTCGAGGGCTGAGCCTGGAGGGGCTGGGCAGTGTGCTGGCAGGGCTGCTGGGGAGTCCCCTGGGCACCGCATCCAGCTTCCCTAACGTAGGCACAGTGAGTCTTTTCCAG TGTCTCTTCTTCATGCAGACCGGTTCACGGCGAGTAGCCCACCTTGTGGGGCTGTTCTGCATGGGGCTTGGGCTCTCCCCAAGGCTGGCTCAGCTCTTCACCAACATCCCACTGCCTGTACTTG GTGGGGTCCTGGGAGTGACCCAGGCTGTAGTTCTGTCTGCTGGATTCTCCAGCTTCCACCTGGCTGACATCGACTCTGGGCGAAATGTCTTCATCGTGGGTTTCTCCATTTTCATGGCCTTGCTTCTGCCAAGGTGGCTCCGGGAAGCCCCAGTCCTGCTCAACACAG GCTGGAGCCCCTTGGATATGTTCCTGCGTTCACTGCTGGCAGAACCCATTTTTCTAGCTGGTCTTTTGGGCTTTCTTCTAGAAAACACCATTTCTG GTACACAGACTGAGCGAGGCCTGGGTCAAAGGCTGCCAACTTCTTTCACTGCCCAAGAAACTCAGAAGTCCAGGGAGAAGGCTGCTCAAGAGTATGGGCTTCCTTTACCCATTCAAAACTTGTGTTCCTGCATCCCACAGCCTCTCCATTGCCTCTGTCCAATGCCGGAGGACtctgaggatgaggaaggagggcCCTCTGAAACAGGAGAGATGGCCGACTTGCTGCCTAACTCTGACGAGTCATGCCCTACAGCGAGCAGAGAAGGGTTTAGGTCCCAGTAA